One genomic segment of Streptomyces sp. RKND-216 includes these proteins:
- a CDS encoding peptidase M6 — MSAAAGHRRIPGSRSIAVATATALTAVVMALDPQHGSAAPAISGDCAIAGSAGFSEGPMTEEFIHPTGHKKAIMIMVDFEDIPAAGSAPERFAFFADYGDRYLDLASYGRYRLELEPTRDWVRMPKPWSAYGVERGISSEVMRAYVQDAVDAAVARGTDFAGADFVYVVADDNVPARPTVSQANTFEGLRAGGHTLRAAALVFGRNNDSAIWQRGNFVHEANHLYGLPDLYNVERGASVEYAGGWDTMSMAGISDLLGWHKWKFGWITDDQVACVTDRSATHTLKPVGSPEGATMAVVKTGEHSAIVAEARTRVGLDRGICAEGVLLYTVDSRVPTGQGPVRVVDGRPASGGGPACTGRSPEELAELGDAPLRPGERHTFASGVTVAVTGHHGGRYRVRVSRP; from the coding sequence ATGTCCGCAGCGGCCGGCCACAGACGGATACCCGGCAGCAGATCCATCGCGGTGGCCACCGCCACCGCCCTGACCGCGGTGGTCATGGCACTGGACCCGCAGCACGGTTCCGCGGCTCCGGCCATCTCCGGGGACTGCGCGATCGCCGGGTCGGCCGGCTTCAGCGAAGGGCCGATGACGGAGGAGTTCATCCATCCGACAGGACACAAGAAGGCGATCATGATCATGGTCGACTTCGAGGACATCCCGGCGGCCGGCTCCGCTCCGGAGCGGTTCGCGTTCTTCGCCGACTACGGCGACCGGTACCTGGACCTCGCCTCGTACGGCAGGTACCGGCTGGAACTGGAACCGACCCGCGACTGGGTGCGGATGCCGAAACCCTGGTCGGCGTACGGAGTCGAGCGCGGCATCAGCTCGGAGGTGATGCGCGCCTACGTGCAGGACGCCGTCGACGCCGCCGTCGCGCGCGGCACCGATTTCGCCGGTGCCGACTTCGTGTACGTCGTCGCGGACGACAACGTGCCGGCCCGCCCGACGGTCTCCCAGGCCAACACCTTCGAAGGGCTGCGCGCAGGCGGCCACACCCTTCGCGCGGCCGCGCTGGTCTTCGGACGCAACAACGACTCGGCCATATGGCAGCGCGGCAACTTCGTGCACGAGGCCAACCACCTCTACGGCCTGCCCGACCTGTACAACGTCGAGCGCGGCGCCTCGGTGGAGTACGCGGGCGGCTGGGACACGATGAGCATGGCCGGCATCTCCGACCTGCTGGGCTGGCACAAGTGGAAGTTCGGGTGGATCACGGACGACCAGGTCGCCTGCGTCACCGACCGCTCGGCCACGCACACGCTGAAGCCCGTCGGCTCGCCGGAGGGGGCGACGATGGCGGTGGTGAAGACCGGCGAGCACTCGGCGATCGTGGCCGAAGCCCGCACACGGGTCGGCCTGGACCGCGGCATCTGCGCGGAGGGCGTACTGCTCTACACCGTCGACTCCCGGGTGCCCACCGGGCAAGGCCCGGTGCGGGTGGTGGACGGCCGCCCGGCCAGCGGCGGCGGGCCCGCCTGCACCGGCCGTTCGCCGGAGGAGCTCGCCGAGCTGGGTGACGCGCCGCTGCGGCCCGGGGAGCGCCACACGTTCGCGAGTGGCGTCACCGTCGCGGTCACCGGGCACCACGGCGGCCGGTACCGGGTGCGGGTCAGCAGGCCCTGA
- a CDS encoding RluA family pseudouridine synthase, producing MSTLPEIRTLPVPDGLEGERVDAALARMFGFSRTKAAELAAGGKVRLDGSAAGKSDRVSGGAWIEVEMPAPAAPVQVVAEPVEGMDIVHDDEHVVVVAKPVGVAAHPSPGWTGPTVIGGLAAAGYTITTSGAAERQGIVHRLDVGTSGLMTVAKSERAYTLLKQQFRERTVDKRYHALVQGHPDPLSGTIDAPIGRHPQHDYKWAVTAAGKPSVTHYDLIEAFRAASLLDIKLETGRTHQIRVHMSAHRHPCVGDLTYGADPTLAKRLRLGRQWLHAVRLGFTHPADGRWVEFESDYPDDLAQALETVRAESS from the coding sequence GTGAGTACGCTTCCCGAGATCCGCACCCTGCCCGTACCGGACGGCCTGGAGGGCGAGCGCGTCGACGCCGCGCTGGCCCGCATGTTCGGCTTCTCCCGCACCAAGGCGGCCGAGCTCGCGGCCGGCGGCAAGGTGCGGCTGGACGGTTCGGCGGCCGGCAAGTCCGACCGCGTCAGCGGCGGGGCCTGGATCGAGGTCGAGATGCCCGCTCCGGCCGCTCCGGTGCAGGTGGTCGCGGAGCCCGTGGAGGGCATGGACATCGTGCACGACGACGAGCACGTCGTCGTCGTCGCCAAGCCGGTCGGCGTGGCCGCCCACCCCAGCCCGGGCTGGACCGGGCCCACCGTCATCGGCGGTCTCGCCGCCGCCGGCTACACCATCACCACCTCCGGCGCGGCCGAGCGCCAGGGCATCGTGCACCGGCTGGACGTCGGCACGTCCGGGCTCATGACCGTCGCCAAGTCGGAGCGGGCGTACACCCTGCTCAAGCAGCAGTTCCGGGAACGCACCGTCGACAAGCGGTACCACGCGCTCGTCCAGGGCCACCCCGACCCGCTCAGCGGCACCATCGACGCGCCGATCGGCCGCCACCCGCAGCACGACTACAAGTGGGCCGTGACCGCCGCGGGCAAGCCGTCGGTCACGCACTACGACCTGATCGAGGCGTTCCGCGCCGCCAGCCTCCTCGACATCAAGCTCGAGACCGGCCGCACCCACCAGATCCGCGTCCACATGTCCGCCCACCGCCACCCCTGCGTCGGTGACCTCACCTACGGCGCCGACCCCACGCTCGCCAAGCGGCTGCGACTGGGCCGCCAGTGGCTGCACGCCGTGCGGCTCGGCTTCACGCACCCGGCGGACGGCCGCTGGGTGGAGTTCGAGAGCGACTACCCGGACGATCTCGCGCAGGCACTGGAGACCGTGCGGGCGGAGAGCTCGTAG
- a CDS encoding mechanosensitive ion channel domain-containing protein, with protein sequence MEALLRPLIVIGCTVALTLLVGWVVDRLLHAADRRHPETPLWGLLRGCRIPLQVVLVTGVFQATYGWSGIDTDHDRVVLKCLALVTVAGTVWLAVRIASAIAETSLTRFAANTRDPRRIRRFRTQLTMIQRVATFLIAVVAGSVAILALFPGMRTLGASLLASAGVIGIVAGVAAQSMLGNLFAGLQVAFGSSVKIGDTVVVEGEWGVVEEISLAFLTVRIWDDRRLTMPVSYFNSKPYENWSRGGTELTCTVYLHLDHATPVKALREYLRELLESRDDWDRRTWSLVVTDSTPTTIQVRAAMSARDTDDWWTLQCGVREELLEWVRREHPYALPRIATAPALGAGHARPDEAAPRHPVPAQGARGGPPDGDGSPEA encoded by the coding sequence ATGGAGGCCCTGCTGCGTCCGCTCATCGTGATCGGCTGCACGGTCGCGCTGACCCTGCTGGTCGGCTGGGTCGTCGACCGCCTGCTGCACGCCGCGGACCGCAGACATCCCGAGACGCCGCTGTGGGGGCTGCTGCGCGGCTGCCGCATCCCGCTCCAGGTGGTGCTGGTCACCGGCGTCTTCCAGGCCACCTACGGCTGGTCGGGCATCGACACCGACCACGACAGGGTCGTCCTCAAGTGCCTGGCGCTGGTGACGGTGGCCGGCACCGTGTGGCTCGCGGTGCGCATCGCCTCCGCGATCGCCGAGACCTCGCTGACCCGGTTCGCCGCCAACACCCGGGACCCGCGCCGCATCCGCCGCTTCCGCACCCAGCTCACGATGATCCAGCGGGTGGCGACGTTCCTGATCGCGGTCGTCGCGGGGTCCGTCGCGATCCTGGCGCTCTTCCCCGGCATGCGGACGCTCGGCGCGTCGCTGCTCGCCTCGGCGGGCGTCATCGGCATCGTCGCCGGTGTCGCCGCCCAGTCGATGCTGGGCAACCTCTTCGCCGGCCTCCAGGTCGCCTTCGGCTCGTCGGTGAAGATCGGGGACACCGTGGTCGTCGAGGGCGAGTGGGGCGTCGTGGAGGAGATCAGCCTGGCCTTTCTGACGGTGCGCATCTGGGACGACCGCCGGCTGACCATGCCGGTCTCGTACTTCAACAGCAAGCCGTACGAGAACTGGTCCCGGGGCGGCACGGAACTGACCTGCACGGTCTACCTGCACCTCGACCACGCGACGCCGGTCAAGGCCCTCCGGGAGTACCTGCGGGAACTGCTGGAGTCCCGCGACGACTGGGACCGGCGTACGTGGAGCCTCGTCGTCACGGACTCCACGCCCACGACGATCCAGGTGCGGGCCGCGATGTCGGCGAGGGACACCGACGACTGGTGGACGCTGCAGTGCGGGGTGCGGGAGGAGCTGCTGGAGTGGGTGCGGCGCGAGCACCCGTACGCCCTGCCGCGGATCGCGACGGCCCCGGCTCTGGGAGCCGGGCACGCCCGCCCGGATGAGGCCGCGCCCCGCCACCCCGTACCGGCGCAGGGGGCACGCGGCGGACCCCCGGACGGCGACGGCTCCCCCGAGGCCTGA
- a CDS encoding dienelactone hydrolase family protein, whose translation MPVGRDTIVATVLLFHSVHGLRPAVHAAADRLREAGHTVHVPDLYDGRVAGSVEDGRDIEEAIGHEELLKRAVAAAAPHSEGGLVYAGFSLGAALAQNLALADAQARGLLLLHGTSDLPDDAAVDDLPVQLHVADPDPFETHDWLNAWYLRMRRAGADVEVFRHRGAGHLYTDPELPDHDAEAAEATWRTALGFLADVAPA comes from the coding sequence ATGCCTGTGGGAAGAGACACGATCGTGGCAACCGTCCTGCTGTTCCACTCCGTCCATGGGCTGCGGCCCGCCGTACACGCCGCCGCGGACCGGCTGCGTGAGGCCGGTCACACGGTGCACGTCCCCGACCTGTACGACGGCCGGGTCGCCGGAAGCGTCGAGGACGGACGCGACATCGAGGAAGCGATCGGCCACGAGGAACTGCTGAAGCGGGCCGTGGCCGCCGCCGCGCCGCACTCCGAGGGCGGCCTCGTCTACGCCGGGTTCTCGCTCGGCGCGGCCCTCGCCCAGAACCTCGCGCTCGCCGACGCGCAGGCCCGCGGCCTGCTCCTCCTGCACGGCACCTCCGACCTGCCGGACGACGCGGCGGTCGACGACCTGCCCGTGCAGCTGCACGTCGCCGACCCCGACCCGTTCGAGACGCACGACTGGCTGAACGCCTGGTACCTGCGGATGCGGCGGGCCGGGGCCGACGTCGAGGTGTTCCGCCACCGCGGCGCCGGGCACCTCTACACCGACCCCGAGCTGCCCGACCACGACGCGGAGGCGGCCGAGGCGACATGGCGCACCGCCCTGGGTTTCCTGGCGGACGTCGCCCCGGCCTGA
- a CDS encoding alkaline phosphatase D family protein: MTDAESTTPRRSVAPRAHAPRRRTVVAAGAASAALLPLGLGISGPALAAVGPAFQHGVASGDPLSDGVLLWTRLTPSPDATPGSGRGAATEVRWQVAEDDAFASLAAEGSATTSAATDHTVKADVRGLRPDTTYWFRFTAGGATSPAGRTRTAPAADVTAGNLRFATVSCANWESGWFAAYRHLAARNDLNAVVHLGDYVYEYGTGEYPLEEDKIREIFPTHEVQSLSDYRARHGHYKTDADLQAMHAAHPLIAIWDDHEFANDAWSGGAENHTPGAEGDWAARVRAAKQAYFEWMPVRPATEGTTYRRLRFGRLADLHLLDLRSFRDAQPSLGDGDVIDDPDRTMTGRRQLDWLKAGLSASEATWRMVGTSVMISPIAFGSVPAYLLRPLAQLLGIPAGGLAVNVDQWDGYTDDRRELLAHLRDNGIDGTVFLTGDIHMHLANDVPVEAATYPWDEPVAAEFVVSSVTSDNVDDIVHAPPHTVSTVAEVAVKAANRHVRWVDMDSHGYGVLDLTAERAQMDYYAIGDKTDAGTGTQHLRSYRKPAGGGRLERTDDPVA, encoded by the coding sequence GTGACTGACGCAGAGAGCACCACTCCCCGCAGATCCGTTGCACCCCGCGCGCACGCACCCCGACGGCGTACCGTCGTCGCCGCGGGTGCGGCATCCGCCGCGCTGCTCCCGCTCGGGCTCGGTATATCCGGGCCGGCCCTGGCGGCCGTGGGCCCCGCCTTCCAGCACGGTGTCGCCTCCGGCGACCCGCTGTCCGACGGCGTACTGCTGTGGACCCGGCTGACCCCCTCCCCCGACGCGACACCCGGCTCCGGACGCGGCGCGGCCACCGAGGTGCGGTGGCAGGTCGCCGAGGACGACGCCTTCGCCTCCCTGGCGGCCGAAGGTTCGGCGACCACGTCCGCCGCCACCGACCACACCGTCAAGGCCGACGTACGCGGCCTCCGCCCGGACACCACCTACTGGTTCCGCTTCACCGCCGGGGGCGCCACCTCGCCCGCCGGCCGCACCCGCACCGCGCCCGCGGCCGACGTCACCGCGGGCAACCTTCGCTTCGCCACGGTCTCGTGCGCCAACTGGGAGAGCGGCTGGTTCGCCGCCTACCGGCACCTGGCCGCCCGCAACGACCTGAACGCCGTGGTCCACCTCGGCGACTACGTCTACGAGTACGGCACCGGCGAGTACCCGCTCGAAGAGGACAAGATCCGCGAGATCTTCCCCACCCACGAGGTGCAGAGCCTCTCCGACTACCGGGCCCGCCACGGGCACTACAAGACGGACGCCGACCTCCAGGCGATGCACGCCGCCCACCCGCTCATCGCCATCTGGGACGACCACGAATTCGCCAACGACGCCTGGTCCGGGGGCGCGGAGAACCACACGCCCGGAGCGGAGGGCGACTGGGCGGCGCGCGTACGGGCCGCCAAGCAGGCGTACTTCGAGTGGATGCCGGTGCGTCCGGCCACCGAGGGCACCACCTACCGGCGGCTGCGCTTCGGCCGGCTGGCCGACCTGCACCTGCTGGACCTGCGGTCGTTCCGGGACGCGCAGCCGTCCCTGGGCGACGGCGACGTCATCGACGACCCGGACCGCACGATGACCGGGCGGCGGCAGCTGGACTGGCTGAAGGCCGGGCTCAGCGCGTCCGAGGCGACCTGGCGAATGGTCGGCACCTCCGTGATGATCTCCCCCATCGCCTTCGGGTCGGTGCCCGCCTACCTGCTGCGTCCGCTGGCACAGCTGCTCGGCATCCCGGCGGGCGGGCTCGCGGTGAACGTCGACCAGTGGGACGGCTACACCGACGACCGCCGCGAGCTCCTCGCCCACCTCCGCGACAACGGCATCGACGGCACGGTGTTCCTCACCGGCGACATCCACATGCACCTCGCCAACGACGTGCCCGTGGAGGCCGCGACCTACCCGTGGGACGAGCCGGTGGCCGCCGAGTTCGTCGTGTCCTCGGTGACCTCGGACAACGTCGACGACATCGTGCACGCCCCGCCGCACACCGTCTCCACGGTCGCCGAGGTGGCGGTCAAGGCCGCCAACCGGCATGTGCGGTGGGTGGACATGGACTCCCACGGGTACGGCGTGCTCGACCTCACCGCCGAGCGGGCGCAGATGGACTACTACGCCATCGGCGACAAGACCGACGCCGGCACCGGGACGCAGCACCTGCGCTCGTACCGCAAGCCGGCGGGCGGCGGACGCCTGGAGCGTACGGACGACCCGGTGGCCTGA
- a CDS encoding thioredoxin domain-containing protein — translation MSKRNSQEAKRAARERLRIEREKQAKKEKMRRTLAISGGIVAVLALAGGIGWAVTNLTGGEGHWETAAQVAKEGPGASADGVTYKAPENTLGMGGTDIVIGDESAKHTLAIYEDMRCPVCAGFEQNVGETVKKGMEDGDYKVSYTFGTFIDENPTFSGTGSKNSLSALGAALNESPEAFMAYKEVLFSKDGHPEEADDKFGDDAYLIDLAQKVDGLKGNKEFEKAVENGTYDAWAMKISQQFQDEKIQGTPTLKLDGEKLTVDGQSPPMMPQQFTSLIEEKLGGGDGGSGGDAGDGHGEGDGHDHG, via the coding sequence ATGAGCAAGCGCAACAGCCAGGAAGCCAAGCGCGCCGCCCGCGAGCGGCTGCGCATCGAGCGCGAGAAGCAGGCCAAGAAGGAGAAGATGCGCCGCACGCTGGCGATCAGCGGCGGCATCGTGGCCGTGCTCGCACTGGCCGGCGGCATCGGCTGGGCCGTCACCAACCTGACCGGCGGCGAGGGCCACTGGGAGACGGCGGCCCAGGTGGCCAAGGAGGGCCCCGGCGCCTCCGCCGACGGCGTGACCTACAAGGCGCCCGAGAACACCTTGGGCATGGGCGGCACCGACATCGTCATCGGCGACGAGTCCGCCAAACACACCCTCGCCATCTACGAGGACATGCGCTGCCCGGTCTGCGCCGGCTTCGAGCAGAACGTCGGCGAGACCGTGAAGAAGGGCATGGAGGACGGGGACTACAAGGTCTCGTACACCTTCGGCACCTTCATCGACGAGAACCCGACCTTCAGCGGCACCGGCTCGAAGAACTCCCTGAGCGCCCTGGGCGCGGCGCTGAACGAGAGCCCCGAGGCCTTCATGGCCTACAAGGAGGTCCTGTTCTCCAAGGACGGCCATCCGGAGGAGGCCGACGACAAGTTCGGCGACGACGCCTACCTGATCGACCTCGCCCAGAAGGTCGACGGGCTGAAGGGCAACAAGGAGTTCGAGAAGGCCGTCGAGAACGGCACCTACGACGCCTGGGCCATGAAGATCTCGCAGCAGTTCCAGGACGAGAAGATCCAGGGTACCCCCACCCTGAAGCTGGACGGCGAGAAGCTGACCGTCGACGGCCAGAGCCCGCCCATGATGCCGCAGCAGTTCACCTCGCTGATCGAGGAGAAGCTCGGTGGCGGCGACGGCGGTAGCGGCGGTGACGCGGGAGACGGCCACGGCGAAGGCGATGGCCACGACCACGGCTGA